The following proteins come from a genomic window of Peptoniphilus equinus:
- the thyX gene encoding FAD-dependent thymidylate synthase, protein MKVELIAHTPNPEELIAKSAKLCYSKVGVSEIAEKMTEDDARKFLKMLMSFSHASPIEHASFTFAVEGVSRTLTHQLVRHRIASYSQQSQRYVKLDDFHYVIPPQIEANPEAKAVFIEAMDHARDAYGKITELLMAQKGDLKKSAAEKASIEDARYVFPNACETKIVFTMNARTLLHFFEMRCCTRAQWEIRAMATEMLRQVKAVAPTLFALAGPACVNGPCTEGAMSCGRMEEMRAYYRNLGEN, encoded by the coding sequence ATGAAAGTTGAACTGATCGCACACACGCCGAATCCGGAAGAACTGATCGCCAAAAGTGCCAAGCTGTGCTATTCGAAAGTAGGCGTGTCGGAAATTGCCGAGAAGATGACCGAGGACGACGCAAGAAAGTTTTTAAAAATGCTCATGAGTTTTTCTCATGCCTCACCCATTGAGCACGCCTCGTTCACCTTTGCCGTGGAGGGCGTGTCGCGAACCCTGACCCATCAGCTGGTTCGCCATCGTATTGCGTCCTACTCACAGCAGTCTCAGCGCTATGTCAAGCTGGACGATTTTCACTACGTCATTCCGCCGCAAATAGAAGCCAATCCTGAAGCCAAGGCCGTCTTTATCGAAGCCATGGATCACGCTCGGGACGCTTACGGCAAGATTACCGAACTTCTCATGGCACAAAAGGGAGATCTCAAAAAATCCGCGGCGGAAAAAGCCTCCATTGAAGACGCACGCTACGTCTTTCCCAACGCCTGTGAAACCAAAATCGTCTTTACCATGAACGCCAGAACCTTGCTCCACTTCTTTGAAATGCGCTGCTGCACACGGGCACAATGGGAAATTCGTGCCATGGCAACAGAAATGCTCCGCCAAGTCAAAGCCGTTGCGCCGACCCTTTTCGCACTGGCAGGGCCCGCCTGCGTGAACGGCCCGTGCACCGAAGGTGCCATGAGCTGCGGACGCATGGAAGAAATGCGAGCATATTATAGAAATTTAGGTGAAAATTGA
- a CDS encoding Mini-ribonuclease 3, whose translation MEKSLSFLAFSKGYTETSIREVSPLALAFLGDSVFELLVRTKLLDRNLNPKRLHIQAIGFVKAKAQAAFMASIVDELTDEELAVYKRGRNANPHTTPKNQTLKDYRDATGLETLFGYLYLLDRAERIAFLFNKIMETREI comes from the coding sequence GTGGAAAAGAGCTTAAGTTTTCTCGCTTTCTCCAAAGGCTACACCGAGACCTCCATTCGGGAAGTCTCCCCCTTGGCGTTGGCCTTTCTCGGGGACAGCGTCTTTGAGCTCTTGGTGCGCACCAAACTCTTAGATCGGAATCTGAATCCGAAAAGACTCCACATCCAAGCCATCGGCTTTGTCAAAGCCAAAGCTCAAGCGGCGTTTATGGCAAGCATTGTCGATGAGCTCACCGATGAGGAACTTGCGGTGTACAAGCGAGGGCGCAACGCCAATCCTCACACCACCCCCAAGAATCAGACCTTAAAAGACTATCGGGATGCCACGGGACTTGAAACCCTCTTCGGCTATCTCTACCTGTTGGACCGCGCAGAGCGCATTGCGTTTTTGTTTAATAAAATCATGGAAACGAGGGAAATATGA
- the cysS gene encoding cysteine--tRNA ligase: MKLYNTLTRQLEEFEPLVPGHVHMYNCGPTVYNYIHVGNARPLTVFDTLRRYFIYKGYDVKFVVNFTDIDDKIINKANESGMSSKEVAEKYIEEFKKDANGLHLYDYDTINPRATEHIDEIIDFIDGLVKKGAAYEAGGDVYFRVEAFEEYGKLSKKNLEDLISGKRVDVNDLKENPADFALWKGKKEGEPYWPSPWGDGRPGWHIECSVMAKTLLGDTIDIHSGGEDLQFPHHENEIAQSETLTCKPFARYWLHNGMITVDNEKMSKSKGNFFTVREVAEEFNLEVLRFFLLSSHYRGPINFSYDVMVQTKQALERIYNGYDKLIGLVGEDRALTDGDHAILNQLAEQVAFFEKSMDNDINTADAITAVFNIVKLINTELDEHSAKKVIEEVTATLLKLTKVLGILELQKEDNAEVEALIAKRADAKKAKDFATADAIRDQLLEMGIVIEDTRAGTKWKRA, translated from the coding sequence ATGAAACTATATAATACTTTGACACGACAACTTGAGGAATTTGAGCCTCTTGTGCCGGGTCACGTCCATATGTACAACTGTGGACCGACCGTTTACAACTATATTCACGTGGGCAACGCCCGACCTCTCACGGTGTTTGACACCCTGCGCCGCTATTTTATCTATAAAGGCTACGACGTCAAATTCGTGGTGAATTTCACCGACATTGATGACAAGATTATCAATAAGGCCAACGAATCGGGCATGAGCTCAAAAGAAGTGGCTGAAAAATACATTGAAGAGTTCAAAAAAGATGCTAACGGTCTGCACCTCTACGACTATGACACCATCAATCCTCGTGCCACCGAGCACATTGATGAAATTATCGACTTTATCGACGGCCTGGTAAAAAAAGGTGCGGCCTATGAAGCCGGCGGCGACGTCTACTTCAGGGTTGAAGCCTTTGAGGAGTACGGGAAGCTCTCCAAGAAAAACTTGGAGGACCTCATCAGCGGCAAGCGGGTCGATGTGAACGACCTCAAGGAAAATCCGGCGGACTTTGCCCTCTGGAAAGGCAAAAAAGAAGGCGAACCTTACTGGCCGTCTCCATGGGGCGACGGTCGTCCCGGCTGGCACATTGAATGTTCTGTCATGGCAAAGACCCTCTTAGGCGACACCATTGACATTCACTCCGGCGGGGAAGACCTGCAGTTCCCGCACCACGAGAACGAGATTGCCCAGTCCGAAACCCTGACCTGCAAGCCTTTTGCACGGTATTGGCTTCACAATGGCATGATCACCGTGGACAACGAAAAAATGTCCAAGTCCAAGGGGAATTTCTTTACCGTCAGAGAAGTCGCCGAGGAATTCAATCTGGAAGTGCTCCGTTTCTTCCTCCTCTCTTCCCACTACAGAGGGCCGATCAACTTCTCCTATGACGTCATGGTACAGACCAAACAGGCCTTGGAGCGGATATATAACGGCTACGACAAGCTCATCGGACTTGTAGGCGAGGACAGAGCGCTCACCGACGGAGATCACGCCATCTTAAATCAACTGGCGGAGCAGGTCGCTTTCTTTGAAAAGTCCATGGACAACGACATCAACACTGCCGACGCCATCACCGCCGTCTTTAACATCGTGAAGCTCATCAACACCGAACTGGATGAGCACAGTGCAAAGAAAGTCATTGAGGAAGTGACGGCGACCCTGCTCAAACTCACGAAAGTCCTCGGCATTTTAGAGCTTCAAAAAGAAGACAATGCCGAAGTGGAAGCGCTGATTGCCAAACGGGCAGACGCGAAAAAAGCAAAAGACTTTGCAACAGCCGATGCCATTCGCGATCAGCTCCTTGAGATGGGCATCGTCATCGAAGACACGAGAGCGGGCACCAAGTGGAAAAGAGCTTAA
- a CDS encoding NUDIX hydrolase encodes MAEYWDLYNARGKRKHKVVRRGERLKQGEYHIVAEGWIRVDRHHFLLQQRAYTKRRFGGLWYASVGGAILAGETPLDGLIREGKEEIGVDLSCCPIRLKRIEHQGRSIFYIYLIDCPLDLDALCLQEDEVNAVRIVNLQELRRLYRWGKMVRVSYYPHFFESATELEFETGDNYETI; translated from the coding sequence ATGGCGGAGTACTGGGATCTCTACAACGCCCGCGGCAAGCGCAAACACAAAGTGGTGCGCCGTGGGGAGCGTCTGAAGCAGGGCGAGTATCACATCGTCGCGGAAGGTTGGATCCGTGTGGATCGTCACCACTTCCTCCTGCAACAGCGCGCTTATACAAAGCGGCGTTTTGGCGGTCTGTGGTACGCATCGGTGGGTGGCGCGATTCTTGCAGGTGAAACGCCGTTGGATGGACTTATTCGTGAAGGCAAAGAAGAGATTGGAGTCGATCTGAGTTGCTGTCCCATTCGATTAAAACGCATCGAACATCAGGGACGGAGTATTTTTTACATCTATCTCATCGACTGCCCGTTGGACCTTGATGCATTGTGTCTTCAGGAGGACGAAGTCAATGCCGTGCGGATCGTCAATCTTCAGGAACTTCGACGTCTGTACCGGTGGGGAAAGATGGTGCGAGTGAGCTACTACCCTCACTTTTTTGAATCGGCAACAGAACTGGAATTTGAGACAGGAGACAACTATGAAACTATATAA
- a CDS encoding CTP synthase produces the protein MSKFIFVTGGVVSGIGKGISAASIGRLLKERGLSVFMQKFDPYLNIDPGTMSPFQHGEVFVTKDGAETDLDLGHYERFIDEELTKRGSITTGKVYSKVIEKERRGDYNGSTVQVIPHITDEIKQAVYKAAEESKADVVITEIGGTVGDIESLPFLEAIRQIHAENGQDDVLFVHTVLVPNIPGSDELKTKPTQHSYKTLMSYGIQADIIVVRAGIPITQSVKDKISLFCDVPREAIVESKTVDLIYEVPLVFHEQGIDNYIIKRLALKAQDSEHNWKNMVMRFKKAETPLNIALVGKYVELHDAYLSVSQALMDAGYENGAKVNIKWVNAEDLAKDNLEATFSDVAGIIVPGGFGSRGTEGMIMTSKYARENNVPYFGICYGMQIALIDVARNKLGLKGANSTEIDPDTSYPIIDLLENQKTVENLGGTLRLGNYDCLLEEGSRTRELYGEDKIIERHRHRYEFNNSFRGDIRRAGVVFSGVNEDLDLVEIIEIPEHKFFVACQFHPEFKSRPTKVHPLFNGFIQAALD, from the coding sequence GTGAGTAAGTTCATATTTGTTACCGGAGGCGTGGTCTCAGGTATTGGAAAAGGAATCAGTGCGGCGAGTATCGGCCGCCTTTTAAAAGAACGGGGACTGAGTGTGTTCATGCAGAAATTCGATCCGTATTTGAACATTGATCCCGGTACCATGAGTCCTTTCCAACATGGGGAAGTGTTCGTCACCAAAGACGGTGCGGAGACGGATTTGGACCTTGGCCACTACGAGCGTTTTATTGATGAGGAATTGACCAAACGAGGTTCCATCACCACCGGCAAAGTCTACTCCAAAGTCATTGAAAAAGAACGCCGAGGCGACTACAACGGCTCGACGGTACAAGTCATCCCTCACATTACCGATGAGATCAAGCAGGCGGTATATAAAGCGGCGGAAGAGTCCAAAGCCGATGTGGTCATTACAGAGATCGGCGGCACCGTCGGGGACATTGAATCCCTGCCGTTTCTCGAAGCCATTCGGCAAATTCACGCCGAAAACGGCCAGGATGATGTGCTCTTTGTCCATACCGTGTTAGTGCCGAACATCCCCGGCAGTGATGAACTCAAGACCAAACCGACACAACACTCCTATAAAACCCTGATGAGCTACGGCATTCAAGCGGACATCATCGTCGTACGGGCGGGCATTCCTATCACACAATCCGTAAAAGATAAGATTTCCCTCTTCTGCGACGTACCTCGTGAAGCCATTGTGGAATCCAAAACGGTGGATCTCATCTACGAAGTGCCTCTTGTATTCCATGAACAGGGCATTGACAACTATATTATCAAGCGCCTGGCACTGAAAGCTCAGGACTCTGAGCACAACTGGAAGAATATGGTCATGCGGTTTAAAAAGGCGGAAACACCGCTAAACATCGCGTTGGTAGGCAAGTATGTTGAGCTTCACGATGCCTACCTGTCCGTATCTCAAGCCTTGATGGACGCCGGCTATGAAAACGGCGCCAAAGTCAACATTAAGTGGGTGAATGCGGAAGATCTCGCCAAAGATAATCTGGAAGCCACCTTCAGCGACGTCGCCGGCATTATTGTACCGGGCGGCTTCGGAAGTCGGGGCACAGAGGGCATGATTATGACCTCGAAATATGCCAGAGAGAACAACGTGCCGTACTTCGGCATCTGTTACGGCATGCAGATTGCCCTCATCGACGTGGCGAGAAATAAGCTGGGCCTTAAGGGCGCGAACTCCACCGAAATCGATCCGGACACGTCCTATCCGATCATTGACCTTCTGGAAAACCAAAAGACGGTGGAAAACCTCGGCGGCACACTGCGTCTCGGCAACTATGACTGCCTCCTCGAAGAGGGCAGTCGCACCCGGGAGCTCTACGGAGAGGACAAAATCATTGAGCGCCATCGTCACAGATATGAGTTCAACAACTCCTTTAGAGGCGACATTCGCCGCGCCGGCGTCGTCTTTAGCGGCGTGAACGAAGATCTGGACCTGGTGGAAATCATCGAAATTCCTGAGCACAAGTTCTTTGTTGCCTGTCAGTTCCATCCCGAATTTAAATCCCGTCCGACGAAAGTTCACCCACTTTTCAACGGATTTATCCAAGCCGCCCTCGACTGA
- a CDS encoding glutamine synthetase III, whose amino-acid sequence MENFGKMTFNKARMKERLPHSVYVKWKEVVRSNLELDRDTADAIAHAMKEWALEQGATHYSHWFHPLNGLTAKKMEAFVDREDSEPLFRFSGKELIKGEPDASSFPSGGIRSTFEARGYTYWDVTANSFVIDNVLYIPTVFVAYTGEKLDTRGPLIAATSRLSAIGADVMNLLYKENHTYRMRVKVGLEQEFFLVDQKLFEARLDLNTTGRTLFGARPAKGQEMEDHYFGRIPERVGAFYKEVDQALWELGIFAKTEHNEVAPGQFELAILFENVNIAVDDNQLCMDILKKTARKHGLVCLLHEKPFRGVNGSGKHNNYSIGTNFGFNCFDPGDNPQDNLPFLTFVSALVEVVYKYQTLIRISTSSLSNDHRLGGDEAPPAIVSLFLGTDLEDLLRSIADPNYEKKVTRPAFKVQNLGEVPTDKTDRNRTATVAFTGNKFEFRMLGSSKSAAGLNIVLNAAMADVLQGYLKRLTQAEDLKEEVYAIVRDTMAHYSAVVYDKDNYSQVWVDEAKRRGLKNHKRLMDALLAIENEDSYEVFKRMDIFTDVELKAIWEIQFEEVRNVHLLELRTMAEILEKYIKPMAMAQGVAYGEALKHMNNLRIKKDLDWMNDKITQLYDVTDRIHEVHDKAESNHDAKKSATYLDEHATIVLEDARQVVDAIEEKLSHEINTLPTYTELLNSLIIGG is encoded by the coding sequence ATGGAAAATTTTGGAAAAATGACATTTAACAAGGCACGCATGAAGGAAAGACTGCCTCACTCAGTCTACGTCAAGTGGAAAGAGGTGGTTCGAAGCAATTTGGAGTTGGATCGTGACACGGCGGACGCCATTGCTCACGCGATGAAAGAATGGGCCCTGGAGCAGGGCGCCACCCATTATTCACACTGGTTCCATCCGTTAAACGGCCTGACGGCCAAAAAGATGGAGGCCTTTGTAGACCGGGAGGACAGTGAACCCCTCTTCCGTTTTTCCGGCAAAGAACTGATTAAAGGCGAGCCGGACGCATCCTCCTTTCCAAGCGGCGGCATTCGCTCCACCTTTGAAGCAAGGGGCTACACCTATTGGGACGTGACGGCCAATTCTTTTGTCATTGACAACGTCCTCTACATTCCGACAGTATTTGTAGCCTACACCGGTGAAAAGCTCGATACCCGCGGACCACTCATCGCAGCGACCAGCCGCCTGTCCGCTATCGGCGCCGACGTGATGAATCTGCTCTACAAAGAGAACCATACCTATCGTATGCGGGTGAAAGTCGGTTTGGAACAGGAATTTTTCCTGGTGGATCAAAAACTCTTTGAAGCGCGGCTTGACCTCAATACAACCGGACGCACCCTCTTCGGCGCACGGCCTGCCAAGGGTCAGGAAATGGAAGATCACTACTTCGGACGCATTCCGGAACGTGTCGGCGCATTTTACAAGGAAGTGGATCAGGCTCTTTGGGAACTGGGCATTTTTGCCAAAACCGAGCACAACGAAGTCGCTCCGGGACAGTTCGAGTTGGCCATCCTCTTTGAAAATGTCAACATCGCCGTCGATGACAACCAACTGTGTATGGACATTTTGAAAAAGACCGCCCGCAAGCACGGTTTGGTGTGTCTGCTTCACGAAAAGCCGTTCCGAGGTGTCAACGGATCCGGGAAACACAATAACTACTCCATCGGCACCAACTTCGGGTTTAACTGCTTCGATCCCGGGGACAATCCGCAGGACAACCTTCCGTTTCTCACATTTGTCAGCGCCTTGGTGGAAGTGGTGTATAAATATCAAACCCTCATTCGAATTTCCACCTCATCCCTCTCCAATGATCACCGTCTCGGCGGCGACGAAGCGCCTCCCGCCATTGTCTCCCTCTTTTTAGGGACGGACTTGGAAGATTTGCTTCGCTCCATTGCCGATCCGAACTATGAAAAGAAAGTGACACGTCCTGCGTTTAAGGTGCAAAATTTAGGCGAAGTGCCGACAGATAAGACCGACCGCAACCGCACCGCAACCGTTGCCTTCACCGGCAACAAGTTTGAATTCCGGATGCTGGGTTCATCCAAGTCAGCCGCAGGTTTAAACATCGTGTTAAATGCCGCTATGGCTGACGTTCTTCAAGGTTATCTTAAGCGCCTGACACAAGCTGAGGACCTGAAAGAGGAAGTCTATGCCATTGTTCGGGATACGATGGCGCACTATAGCGCTGTGGTCTACGACAAGGACAACTACTCTCAAGTGTGGGTGGACGAGGCGAAACGCCGCGGTCTGAAGAACCACAAGCGCCTGATGGATGCCCTGCTTGCTATTGAAAACGAAGATTCCTACGAAGTCTTTAAGCGCATGGACATTTTCACCGATGTGGAACTCAAAGCCATTTGGGAAATTCAGTTTGAAGAAGTGCGCAATGTTCATCTTCTTGAACTACGCACCATGGCGGAAATCCTTGAAAAGTATATTAAGCCGATGGCCATGGCCCAAGGCGTGGCTTATGGCGAAGCACTTAAGCACATGAACAATCTTCGCATCAAAAAAGATTTGGACTGGATGAACGATAAAATTACTCAGCTCTACGACGTGACAGATCGGATTCATGAGGTGCACGACAAGGCGGAGTCCAACCACGACGCGAAAAAGTCGGCGACCTATCTGGATGAACATGCTACAATAGTATTAGAAGATGCGCGGCAAGTGGTGGATGCCATTGAGGAAAAACTCAGCCACGAGATCAACACCTTGCCGACGTACACGGAGCTTTTGAATTCATTGATAATAGGAGGATAA
- a CDS encoding helix-turn-helix domain-containing protein yields the protein MKVERINTSRDVCPYIGEEVLYITETDTDSTHLEPVDFTGLEGVSFSTEGIKNNPYFMDTVMDVMSIEFIYALISGQVHRYSAMSEIYQLLGLAINPGAVFIIAYDDFWKLSEDRGLKFRLEMKKNLCTKSRKVLGDYKALVGSIRDTDRVVMMLDLEGRTGEDADAFIAKVGNQLVRELILATGHSVSVSVGHPISNLNTPMFAYEQALKAMSLTFGKGRGQFFVYQDEMGEHNAELNLETIVHNIVVEVGLMNIEGIHVVIQNLFDRFREDMSSSAYVRSTVVMMLSESTNYIMRLPIESKNRVASYLFDTLNSTFVQTTLGDIEKVCREFYDKVMELMDRRHLTSGMDVALTYIHKYYMYPINLDKIAYVSGYNKSYFSRLFKEKMGISFVDYLNGVRLENAKRMLRETKLSVLEICEKVGYQNLSYFSVSFKRIVGMTPSAYRKSQEA from the coding sequence ATGAAAGTTGAACGTATTAATACAAGTCGTGACGTCTGTCCGTACATTGGCGAGGAAGTCTTATATATTACCGAAACGGATACGGATTCTACCCACTTGGAGCCGGTGGATTTCACTGGTCTGGAAGGCGTAAGCTTTTCCACTGAAGGGATTAAGAACAATCCATACTTTATGGACACCGTCATGGATGTGATGAGCATCGAATTCATCTATGCCTTGATTTCCGGACAGGTGCATCGCTATAGCGCCATGTCTGAAATCTATCAGCTTTTGGGACTTGCTATCAATCCCGGTGCGGTGTTCATCATCGCCTATGACGATTTTTGGAAGCTGAGCGAAGACCGAGGCCTGAAGTTCCGTCTGGAGATGAAGAAGAATCTCTGCACCAAGAGTAGAAAAGTCCTCGGGGATTATAAAGCATTGGTCGGGAGTATTCGAGATACGGATCGTGTGGTCATGATGTTGGATTTGGAGGGTCGCACAGGGGAAGACGCGGATGCGTTTATCGCAAAGGTCGGCAACCAACTGGTTCGAGAGCTCATTCTGGCCACAGGTCACTCTGTCTCTGTCAGTGTCGGTCACCCCATTTCCAATCTGAACACGCCGATGTTCGCCTACGAGCAGGCGCTCAAGGCCATGAGCCTCACCTTTGGGAAAGGCCGGGGACAATTTTTCGTGTATCAGGATGAGATGGGCGAGCATAATGCTGAGTTGAATCTTGAGACCATCGTTCACAACATTGTGGTGGAAGTGGGTCTGATGAACATTGAGGGCATTCATGTCGTCATTCAAAACCTCTTTGACAGGTTTAGGGAGGATATGTCCTCGTCGGCTTACGTACGTTCCACAGTGGTCATGATGCTCTCCGAGTCCACCAACTACATTATGCGACTGCCGATTGAAAGCAAAAATCGGGTGGCGTCCTATCTCTTTGACACCTTAAACAGCACCTTTGTTCAGACCACTCTGGGGGATATAGAGAAAGTGTGTCGGGAATTTTACGACAAGGTGATGGAGCTTATGGACCGTCGCCATCTCACCAGCGGCATGGACGTGGCTCTCACCTATATCCATAAATACTATATGTATCCGATCAATTTGGATAAGATCGCCTATGTGTCCGGCTACAACAAGAGTTATTTTTCACGCCTCTTCAAGGAAAAGATGGGCATCAGTTTTGTTGATTATTTAAACGGCGTACGTCTTGAAAATGCGAAGCGAATGCTAAGAGAGACCAAACTGTCGGTGCTTGAGATCTGTGAAAAGGTCGGGTATCAGAATCTCAGCTACTTCAGTGTCAGCTTCAAACGCATCGTCGGCATGACCCCGTCGGCCTATCGCAAGAGTCAAGAAGCTTGA
- a CDS encoding acetate/propionate family kinase, with translation MKILVINCGSSSLKYQLIDMDGEQLMAKGLVERIGIEGSRVKHETTGKDKKVIEQDLKDHKDALKIVMDSIIDSEYGAIASLDEIGAVGHRVVHGGEDFADSVIIDEAVIEAIKKNFDVAPLHNPPNIMGIEAVSTLLPNVKQVAVFDTAFHQTMPAKNYIYALPYDTYEDYKIRRYGFHGTSHKYVTERAADMVGKSKDQVNLVTCHLGNGASITAVKEGKSYDTTMGFTPLEGLPMGTRSGNIDPAIITFLMDKKGLDGAGIDNLLNKESGVLGISGVSSDFRDIEEAMANGNQRAELALDVYETDAAKFIAGYFTHFDALEDIDGIVFTAGLGENSAETRANIIKKLSVFGVEIDSEANAMRGEEKIVSTDASSVKVMVIPTNEELMIARDTLNLVK, from the coding sequence ATGAAAATTTTAGTAATTAACTGCGGTTCATCATCGTTGAAGTATCAGCTTATCGATATGGACGGGGAACAGCTCATGGCAAAAGGTCTGGTGGAACGCATCGGCATTGAAGGCTCACGCGTCAAACACGAGACGACAGGTAAGGATAAAAAAGTCATAGAACAGGATTTAAAAGATCACAAAGACGCTCTGAAAATTGTAATGGATTCCATTATCGACAGTGAGTACGGCGCCATTGCATCCTTGGACGAAATCGGAGCCGTCGGCCATCGGGTCGTACACGGCGGCGAAGACTTTGCAGATTCTGTCATCATTGATGAGGCCGTCATTGAAGCCATTAAAAAGAACTTCGACGTTGCACCGCTTCACAATCCTCCAAACATTATGGGCATCGAAGCAGTCAGCACCCTGCTTCCAAATGTAAAACAAGTGGCAGTCTTCGACACCGCCTTCCATCAAACCATGCCGGCAAAGAACTACATCTACGCCTTGCCATATGACACCTACGAAGACTACAAGATTCGCCGTTACGGCTTCCACGGCACTTCCCATAAATACGTTACCGAACGTGCTGCAGACATGGTAGGCAAATCCAAAGATCAAGTGAACCTCGTCACTTGCCATCTCGGTAATGGTGCGTCCATCACAGCAGTTAAAGAAGGCAAGAGCTATGACACGACCATGGGCTTCACACCGCTTGAAGGACTGCCAATGGGAACTCGCTCCGGGAATATTGATCCTGCCATCATCACTTTCTTAATGGATAAAAAAGGGCTTGACGGCGCAGGCATCGACAACTTGTTGAACAAAGAGTCCGGCGTCCTCGGTATCAGCGGCGTGTCCTCCGATTTCAGAGACATTGAAGAAGCTATGGCAAACGGCAACCAACGTGCCGAACTCGCTCTTGACGTCTATGAAACCGATGCGGCTAAATTCATTGCAGGCTACTTCACTCACTTTGACGCCCTCGAAGACATTGACGGTATTGTCTTTACCGCAGGTCTTGGCGAAAACTCAGCGGAAACACGCGCCAACATCATTAAAAAGCTGAGCGTGTTCGGCGTAGAAATTGACTCTGAAGCCAACGCTATGCGCGGTGAAGAAAAAATTGTCTCCACTGATGCATCGTCTGTCAAAGTTATGGTCATCCCAACCAACGAAGAGCTGATGATTGCACGCGACACATTAAACTTAGTAAAATAA
- a CDS encoding nucleotidyltransferase family protein has product MISAIIAEYNPFHNGHRYQLEQARTFGPVVVIMSGSFTQRGTPAVLDKFTRAGLAARYGADLVLELPVVCAVAPATFFARGGVAMAAAFGADRLIFGAESPLEVLVPLADKISAVPSQSLIRTLKQGLSLPQTLEDCLDVSDAERDALRRPNNILALEYLGAIRDLNVLLEPYAIARTVAHHSGEVTTGDIAFASASHIRELTVNGAWDELRKVVPDAVYTALTSTNHTQADVDVTAQIKKLLRYREMIDEEAVVSLDYEDGLEHRLAQAVKGSEDWNALKPKHMTHARMNRYLTQTLLELRRKDYDAVMTQLPLRVLAIGPRGRELLRSKNGNRHLVQNPKAYQAFNHDAWIQECRAAELRSLLLNDAPSLDYRNPLYIHDEMSRSSDPS; this is encoded by the coding sequence ATGATTTCAGCCATCATTGCAGAATACAATCCCTTTCACAACGGCCATCGCTATCAGCTGGAACAGGCACGCACGTTCGGTCCCGTGGTGGTGATCATGAGCGGAAGCTTCACACAACGAGGTACGCCAGCGGTGCTGGATAAATTTACACGAGCCGGTCTTGCCGCACGGTACGGTGCGGATCTGGTGTTGGAACTGCCTGTGGTATGTGCGGTCGCTCCGGCGACATTTTTTGCCCGAGGCGGTGTTGCCATGGCGGCGGCTTTCGGCGCAGACCGATTAATCTTCGGAGCCGAGTCGCCCCTTGAGGTGCTTGTACCTCTTGCTGACAAAATCAGCGCCGTGCCGTCCCAGTCATTGATTCGTACTTTAAAACAAGGCTTATCCTTGCCCCAGACGTTGGAGGATTGTCTCGACGTATCTGACGCTGAGAGGGACGCACTCCGACGTCCCAACAACATTTTGGCTCTGGAGTACCTAGGCGCCATTCGAGATCTGAATGTCCTCCTTGAACCCTACGCCATAGCACGAACCGTGGCGCACCATAGCGGTGAGGTGACAACGGGAGATATCGCCTTCGCCTCGGCTTCTCACATTCGAGAGCTTACTGTCAACGGTGCTTGGGACGAGCTTCGCAAAGTGGTGCCCGACGCCGTCTATACGGCCCTGACATCTACTAACCACACGCAAGCCGATGTCGATGTAACCGCTCAAATAAAAAAACTTCTTCGCTATCGTGAGATGATAGATGAAGAAGCTGTCGTGTCTTTAGATTATGAGGACGGTCTTGAGCACCGTTTAGCTCAAGCTGTGAAGGGTTCAGAGGATTGGAATGCGCTGAAGCCGAAACACATGACTCACGCTCGCATGAACCGTTACCTCACCCAAACACTGCTTGAACTCCGCCGTAAAGATTATGACGCAGTGATGACGCAACTGCCTCTTCGTGTGCTTGCCATCGGCCCAAGAGGTAGAGAGCTCCTCCGCTCAAAAAACGGGAACCGCCACCTGGTGCAGAACCCGAAAGCATATCAAGCTTTCAATCACGACGCTTGGATACAGGAGTGCCGAGCCGCCGAGCTGCGCAGTCTTTTACTTAATGACGCGCCGAGCTTAGACTATCGCAACCCGCTTTATATTCATGATGAGATGTCTCGAAGCAGTGATCCGTCTTAA